One Fusarium falciforme chromosome 1, complete sequence genomic window carries:
- a CDS encoding Exonuclease domain-containing protein, with amino-acid sequence MATVEGQADNQPKSASDDPLVWIDCEMTGLDQDNDEILEIYCIITTGNLEILDEEGFHAVVHWPQSRLDQMDDWCTKTHADSGLTAAVLASTTTPEEAASALHEYVTRFIPERRRGLLAGNSVHCDRAFLRREPYGRVMKHLHHRILDVSSIKEAARRWCAKRIVNKVPNKKGRHKARDDILESIEEARYYREVIFRPTFDAAPAGKSKGAKAAHS; translated from the exons ATGGCCACGGTAGAAGGTCAGGCTGATAACCAGCCCAAGAGCGCCAGCGATGATCCCCTCGTCTGGATCGACTGCGAG ATGACTGGTCTCGACCAGGACAATGATGAGATCCTCGAGATCTACTGCATAATCACCACGGGCAACCTCGAGAtccttgacgaggagggcTTCCACGCCGTCGTCCACTGGCCGCAGTCCCGCCTGGACCAGATGGATGACTGGTGCACAAAGACCCACGCCGACTCTGGCCTCACCGCCGCGGTCCTGGCCTCGACCACGACGCCGGAGGAGGCGGCCTCGGCGCTGCACGAGTACGTGACGAGGTTCATCCCGGAGCGCCGCCGGGGCCTGCTGGCGGGCAACAGCGTGCACTGTGACCGGGCGTTCCTCCGCCGGGAGCCCTACGGCCGTGTGATGAAGCACCTGCACCACCGGATCCTCGACGTGAGCTCCatcaaggaggcggcgaggcGATGGTGCGCAAAGAGGATCGTCAACAAGGTGCCCAACAAGAAGGGCCGGCACAAGGCCAGGGACGACATCCTGGAGAGCATCGAGGAGGCGAGATACTACCGGGAGGTCATTTTTCGACCGACGTTTGACGCGGCCCCGGCTGGTAAGAGCAAGGGGGCCAAGGCTGCGCATTCCTAG